One window of the Leptospira ryugenii genome contains the following:
- a CDS encoding ABC transporter ATP-binding protein produces METYAIEMKNVHKAFGQRKILKGMNLQVKKGETMVILGPSGTGKSVSLKHITGLLDPDHGACFVFGEQISFAEPKQKESLRAKLGVLFQSGALINWLSVYENVALPLREHKIADGEELDRIVMEKLRWLDLVPAKDTLPSNISGGMKKRVGLARALTSQPEIVLYDEPTSGLDPVMSNVINELVIRMQKELGLTSIVVTHDMNSAYMIADRISFLYEGEVLLCGTPEEIQNSPNPIIQQFIHGRTHGPMVLDHSELKKVKSN; encoded by the coding sequence ATGGAAACTTATGCCATCGAAATGAAAAATGTACATAAAGCATTCGGACAAAGAAAAATCTTAAAAGGTATGAACCTGCAAGTAAAAAAGGGTGAGACAATGGTGATCCTAGGTCCATCTGGTACTGGTAAGTCGGTGAGTCTCAAACACATCACCGGATTACTAGACCCCGATCACGGGGCATGTTTTGTTTTTGGCGAACAAATTAGCTTTGCAGAACCCAAACAAAAAGAATCCTTACGTGCAAAACTAGGTGTGTTGTTTCAATCTGGAGCCCTCATCAATTGGTTGAGTGTCTATGAAAACGTTGCTTTGCCTCTTCGTGAACACAAAATTGCAGATGGAGAAGAGCTCGATCGCATTGTCATGGAAAAATTAAGGTGGCTAGATCTTGTTCCAGCCAAAGACACTCTCCCGAGCAATATATCTGGCGGTATGAAAAAAAGAGTGGGACTTGCACGTGCCCTCACCTCGCAACCTGAAATTGTCTTATATGACGAGCCCACATCAGGCTTAGATCCTGTCATGAGCAATGTGATCAATGAACTTGTCATCCGCATGCAAAAGGAATTAGGTCTAACGAGTATTGTCGTAACACATGATATGAACTCAGCCTATATGATTGCCGATCGCATTAGCTTTTTGTACGAAGGGGAAGTACTCTTATGTGGTACTCCAGAAGAAATCCAAAACTCTCCCAATCCCATCATTCAACAATTCATCCATGGTCGAACCCATGGACCAATGGTCCTAGACCATTCTGAATTGAAGAAAGTAAAATCCAATTGA
- the mce gene encoding mammalian cell entry protein Mce gives MKSIRQTIIVGILFLLSLLVIAYFTIITEGGPFQKSGFPLAVYFPDAEGIKVGGKVTIHGVPFGYVSKIRLVQIDERGEVLADGTAGIGTKVELTLLLKAPINLFDNYQITIKNESLLSGRVVALDPGSKYNIDPKTKQFDMGSPLHDPILLQPKAGKMVPIQGKVTQDPLVSLSELIAENRADIRKSIQNVAEITGKINQGKGTLGKLINESDVHKSVNTTLGDAQVVLKEIREGLEDTREQAPVTSFIRSALSAF, from the coding sequence ATGAAATCAATCCGCCAAACCATAATCGTTGGCATTCTATTCTTACTTTCTCTGCTAGTGATTGCCTATTTCACGATCATCACTGAGGGCGGACCTTTCCAAAAATCGGGATTTCCTTTGGCAGTTTACTTTCCTGATGCTGAAGGGATTAAAGTGGGAGGAAAAGTTACCATCCATGGCGTTCCCTTTGGCTATGTATCCAAGATTCGATTGGTCCAGATAGATGAGCGAGGTGAAGTTTTGGCAGACGGAACCGCAGGTATAGGAACCAAGGTAGAGCTTACCTTACTCTTGAAAGCACCAATCAACCTATTTGACAATTACCAGATTACCATCAAAAACGAGAGTTTACTCTCCGGTCGAGTGGTTGCACTCGACCCAGGCTCCAAATACAACATCGATCCCAAAACCAAACAGTTTGACATGGGCTCCCCTTTACATGACCCTATCCTACTCCAACCCAAAGCAGGAAAGATGGTGCCTATCCAAGGAAAAGTGACCCAAGACCCTCTCGTTTCCCTCTCAGAGTTGATCGCCGAAAATAGGGCAGATATCCGAAAGTCCATCCAAAACGTGGCGGAGATCACAGGCAAGATCAACCAGGGGAAAGGAACCCTCGGTAAATTGATCAATGAAAGTGACGTTCACAAGTCCGTCAATACCACCTTAGGTGATGCCCAAGTCGTCTTAAAGGAAATCAGAGAAGGATTAGAGGACACGAGAGAACAAGCGCCTGTTACAAGCTTCATCCGATCGGCTCTCTCCGCCTTTTGA